In Aliiglaciecola sp. LCG003, a genomic segment contains:
- a CDS encoding L-rhamnose/proton symporter RhaT, producing MVQNPLLGVVFHWLGGLFSASFYVPYKQIKFWSWEVFWLTGGIFSWLVCPWFFASIQTEDLMGVLSQTSISTLQQCYLWGVGWGFGGLTFGLAVRYMGISSGMAIVLGLTTVIGTLGPPILGGTIGEVLTTISGQIAFVGVFMTLGGVVLVSKATAEKNKSQPATAKNDNIDIKKGIGIALFSGVMSSCFAFGIASGKPIRELTLQAGTDHLWQGLPVLCVVLAGGLTTNLIWCLYLIIKNRSGREFIGRVDGGKSTLASKTMLRNYLLAAFGGALWYFQFFMYTMGESHMGKYEFSSWTLHMASIIIFSTIWGIALLEWKGSSSKSRILLFSGISVLVLSTVAIGIGNALQ from the coding sequence GTGGTACAAAATCCGTTGTTAGGTGTGGTATTTCATTGGTTGGGGGGGCTTTTTTCCGCCAGTTTTTATGTGCCTTACAAACAAATTAAATTCTGGTCATGGGAAGTGTTTTGGCTAACAGGGGGCATTTTTAGCTGGTTAGTTTGCCCCTGGTTTTTCGCCTCCATCCAAACTGAAGATTTGATGGGGGTGCTATCCCAAACCTCAATATCGACACTACAGCAGTGTTATTTGTGGGGCGTAGGATGGGGTTTTGGAGGATTAACCTTTGGTTTGGCCGTGCGTTACATGGGCATATCATCCGGTATGGCCATAGTGTTGGGCCTGACGACCGTCATTGGTACCTTGGGGCCACCTATTCTTGGTGGCACTATCGGTGAAGTATTGACGACCATAAGTGGGCAAATTGCTTTTGTAGGGGTTTTTATGACCCTGGGCGGGGTGGTATTAGTCTCTAAGGCCACAGCCGAGAAAAACAAATCGCAGCCAGCCACAGCCAAAAACGACAACATAGATATCAAAAAAGGCATAGGTATAGCCCTATTCTCAGGCGTGATGTCCAGTTGTTTTGCCTTTGGCATTGCGTCAGGCAAACCCATTCGCGAACTCACCTTACAAGCAGGCACCGATCACTTATGGCAGGGATTGCCCGTGCTTTGTGTGGTACTTGCCGGGGGCCTCACCACCAACCTGATTTGGTGCCTTTATCTGATCATAAAAAACCGCTCAGGCAGAGAGTTCATCGGTAGAGTTGACGGAGGCAAGTCAACACTGGCGTCAAAGACCATGCTGCGCAATTACCTGTTAGCGGCCTTTGGTGGGGCACTTTGGTATTTTCAATTTTTTATGTACACCATGGGTGAGAGCCACATGGGCAAATATGAATTTTCCAGCTGGACGCTGCATATGGCCAGCATCATCATTTTCTCTACCATTTGGGGCATAGCCTTACTGGAATGGAAAGGCAGCAGCAGTAAAAGTCGAATCTTATTATTTAGTGGGATCAGCGTATTAGTGCTCTCTACGGTTGCCATAGGTATAGGCAACGCCCTGCAATAG
- the lldD gene encoding FMN-dependent L-lactate dehydrogenase LldD has product MIPANIDDYRILAKKRLPKYLFEYIDGGAFGETTLRNNTADLQKIALRQRVLRDISTVDTSLSLFSKKWNLPVILAPVGIAGLNARRGEVLAAQAAEEKGVPFCLSTVSACSIEEVRKGTTHPFWFQLYMIKDRGFMDAMLERAVQAGTDTLMFTVDMPVPSTRYRDIRSGLSGGSVLRRLSARFMQSALRPAWAWDVGVMGRPHTLGNIAPVLGDNAGIDDFWAWLNQNFDASVTWKTLERIRAKWPGKLIIKGILDPQDAQEAAKLGADALIVSNHGGRQLDGALSSIRALPAIADAVQGDIKILMDSGIRSGLDVVRSLALGADAVMIGRPWVYGLAAAKKKGVRDVLDMLENEMRVSMALAGCTKLTDINSSTLA; this is encoded by the coding sequence GTGATCCCTGCAAATATAGACGACTATCGAATACTCGCTAAAAAACGTTTACCAAAGTATTTATTTGAATACATAGATGGTGGCGCTTTTGGTGAAACAACCTTGCGCAACAATACAGCGGACTTACAGAAAATCGCGCTACGGCAACGGGTACTGAGGGATATTTCTACGGTAGATACATCACTTTCGTTGTTTAGTAAAAAGTGGAATTTACCGGTTATTTTAGCCCCTGTTGGTATCGCCGGTTTAAACGCAAGGCGTGGCGAGGTGCTCGCGGCCCAAGCCGCAGAAGAAAAAGGTGTGCCTTTTTGCCTCTCAACCGTGTCAGCGTGTTCAATCGAAGAAGTGCGTAAAGGTACCACCCATCCTTTTTGGTTTCAACTTTACATGATCAAAGATCGTGGATTTATGGATGCCATGTTAGAACGTGCCGTACAAGCAGGCACTGATACTTTAATGTTTACGGTGGATATGCCCGTGCCTTCCACCCGTTATCGTGACATTCGTTCTGGCCTCTCAGGGGGCAGCGTGTTGCGCCGTCTAAGTGCAAGGTTTATGCAATCGGCACTTAGACCTGCCTGGGCGTGGGATGTTGGCGTAATGGGGCGACCCCATACTCTGGGGAATATTGCTCCGGTATTAGGTGATAACGCCGGGATCGATGATTTTTGGGCTTGGCTTAACCAAAACTTCGATGCCAGTGTCACCTGGAAAACGCTGGAGAGGATCCGTGCCAAATGGCCTGGGAAACTGATTATCAAAGGCATACTGGATCCCCAGGATGCCCAAGAGGCAGCTAAATTGGGTGCAGATGCCTTGATTGTCTCTAATCACGGTGGTCGCCAACTCGATGGCGCACTGTCTTCTATTCGCGCCCTTCCAGCTATTGCCGATGCGGTGCAAGGCGACATAAAAATCCTCATGGACAGTGGTATTCGCAGTGGTTTGGATGTGGTGCGTTCACTTGCCTTAGGGGCTGATGCGGTCATGATTGGCCGCCCGTGGGTTTACGGCTTAGCGGCGGCGAAAAAGAAAGGTGTGCGCGATGTGCTCGATATGCTTGAAAACGAAATGCGCGTATCGATGGCGTTAGCAGGTTGCACTAAATTGACTGACATCAATAGCAGTACCCTGGCTTAA
- the rhaI gene encoding L-rhamnose catabolism isomerase has product MNRIEKSFISDVNQQYIADLQKDYDYLGEKLSRTGQDIETLTGAAQAFQIAVPSWGTGTGGTRFARFPGIGEPKNIFDKLEDCAAINDLSQSTNCVSPHFPWDKVDDFADLKQRSDALGLSWIAVNSNTFQDQVDQKHSYKYGSLSHTNADVRQQAIEHNLDVIKWGQALDAKSLTVWVGDGSNHPGQQHFQRSFERYLESMQTIYAQLPSDWEMHIEHKMFEPAFYSTVIQDWGSNILAAMELGPKCKSLVDLGHHAPNVNIEMIVSRLIQFKKLGGFHFNDSKYGDDDLDSGSLHPYQQFLIFNELVDAQARGQEGFAPAYMLDQSHNVTDPIESLINSAAEVQRSYIKALLIDRRALYAYQTANDAMMASSELKKAFNLDVSPILAMARYRDGGAIEPVTTYRQSGYRQQVAKLRPATTGNTSGIV; this is encoded by the coding sequence ATGAATAGAATTGAAAAAAGTTTTATCAGCGATGTAAACCAGCAGTACATTGCTGACTTGCAAAAAGATTATGATTATTTAGGGGAAAAGCTATCCCGCACCGGTCAGGATATTGAAACGCTCACAGGTGCAGCACAAGCTTTTCAGATCGCCGTTCCTTCCTGGGGAACAGGTACCGGTGGTACACGCTTTGCTCGTTTTCCGGGCATAGGTGAGCCAAAAAACATCTTCGATAAACTGGAAGATTGCGCGGCGATAAACGACCTGTCACAAAGCACAAACTGCGTTTCACCGCACTTCCCGTGGGATAAAGTGGACGACTTTGCTGACCTAAAACAACGTTCGGATGCACTGGGATTATCCTGGATTGCGGTTAATTCCAATACCTTTCAAGATCAGGTAGATCAAAAACATTCCTATAAATATGGCAGTTTAAGTCATACCAATGCCGATGTTCGCCAACAAGCCATTGAGCATAATCTCGATGTGATCAAGTGGGGGCAAGCCTTGGATGCTAAAAGCCTTACCGTGTGGGTTGGCGATGGCTCAAATCATCCGGGTCAACAGCATTTCCAGCGCAGTTTTGAGCGTTATCTTGAAAGTATGCAGACGATTTATGCACAATTGCCATCTGACTGGGAAATGCATATCGAACATAAAATGTTTGAGCCTGCTTTCTATTCCACCGTTATTCAGGATTGGGGTAGCAACATCTTGGCCGCCATGGAGCTTGGACCAAAATGTAAATCTTTAGTGGATTTAGGTCACCATGCGCCGAACGTTAATATTGAAATGATCGTATCCCGCTTGATCCAATTTAAGAAATTGGGTGGTTTTCACTTTAACGACAGTAAATACGGTGATGATGATCTTGATAGCGGCTCTTTGCATCCTTACCAACAGTTCTTGATTTTTAACGAATTAGTGGATGCCCAAGCCCGTGGACAAGAAGGGTTCGCTCCGGCTTATATGTTAGATCAATCCCACAATGTCACCGACCCCATAGAAAGCTTGATTAATTCGGCGGCAGAAGTTCAACGATCATACATCAAAGCGTTATTGATTGACCGGCGCGCTTTGTACGCTTATCAAACAGCCAATGACGCCATGATGGCCAGTAGCGAATTGAAAAAAGCCTTTAACCTAGATGTATCGCCTATTTTAGCCATGGCCAGATACCGTGATGGTGGCGCTATTGAACCTGTCACCACTTATCGTCAATCAGGCTACCGCCAGCAAGTGGCAAAATTGCGTCCTGCGACGACGGGTAACACGTCAGGGATCGTATAA
- a CDS encoding bifunctional rhamnulose-1-phosphate aldolase/short-chain dehydrogenase: MAYRPIEYKHVNYLWEDEIADALGPVDNLVYRSNKLGEDQRITNTGGGNTSAKLMETDPLTGEEVEVLWVKGSGGDLRTSKKENFSSLYEGKLQDLDKLYQKQVVKGYKSAAEDAMVGMFKHCNFCLNPRASSIDTPLHSMINEKHIDHLHPNAVIAIASCKDQEALTAKVWGGKLAYVPWMRPGWEAAKVCEDAFAAKPEIEGILLGQHGHTNWASESKSCYETSLWVIETAARYIEQHDKGEHTFGGQKYQSLSETQRNALLVEFLPVARGLLSDKVKFIGTVQTDDTTLRFVNSHDASRLAALGTSCPDHFLRTKIKPLLVDFDPQNDSFDTLVANFKSSLAQYRDDYAKYYQQCKRDDSPAMRDPSPTVVLIPGIGLIAWGKNKSESRVTAEFYNCAIEVMRGAEAISEYTALPVQEAFDIEYWALEEAKLQRMPAEQTLARNVVVVIGAGDGIGKATAHRVAGEGAHVVCADLRFAAAEVTAAELTAQYGQGIGVSGSGISSCGPAIALCVDITQRDSVKAMFEQVLLAYGGIDNVIVTAGVFVAEGEDYQRNDTIFDTSFAVNVKGGYIVGTEANSIWQRQNLKGAMVLTTSVNAAVSKKGSLAYDTSKAAANHLVRELAVSFAPLINVNALAPATVVQGSTMFPRERVISSLSKYAIAFDETEETDSLRTKLAGFYAQRTLTKQPITPEDQAEAAYLLISGQLSKTTGQVISVDGGLHEAFLR; the protein is encoded by the coding sequence ATGGCATACCGTCCAATCGAATATAAACATGTCAACTATCTGTGGGAAGATGAAATCGCAGACGCATTAGGACCAGTAGATAATTTAGTTTATCGCTCCAACAAGCTTGGTGAAGATCAACGCATTACCAACACAGGTGGCGGCAATACCTCTGCAAAATTAATGGAAACCGACCCGTTAACCGGTGAAGAGGTTGAAGTGTTGTGGGTTAAAGGCTCAGGTGGTGATCTGCGAACGTCAAAAAAAGAAAACTTTTCTTCTTTATATGAAGGGAAATTACAAGACCTAGACAAGCTGTATCAAAAGCAAGTGGTTAAAGGTTATAAGTCAGCAGCTGAAGATGCCATGGTCGGCATGTTTAAACATTGCAATTTTTGTTTAAATCCCAGAGCGTCGTCCATCGATACCCCACTGCATTCCATGATCAACGAAAAACACATCGACCATTTGCATCCCAATGCAGTCATTGCCATTGCCTCGTGTAAAGATCAAGAAGCCCTAACCGCAAAAGTGTGGGGCGGTAAATTAGCCTATGTACCTTGGATGCGCCCTGGTTGGGAAGCCGCTAAGGTATGCGAAGACGCCTTTGCCGCTAAACCTGAAATAGAAGGTATTTTATTAGGACAGCATGGCCACACGAACTGGGCCAGTGAAAGCAAAAGCTGCTATGAAACTTCGTTATGGGTTATAGAAACTGCAGCTCGCTATATTGAACAACACGACAAGGGAGAACATACCTTTGGCGGCCAAAAATACCAAAGTTTGAGTGAAACCCAGCGCAATGCGTTACTGGTTGAGTTTTTACCGGTTGCCCGTGGATTATTATCTGACAAAGTTAAGTTTATTGGTACGGTGCAAACTGACGATACGACCTTACGTTTTGTCAATAGTCATGATGCTTCTCGTTTAGCGGCACTCGGCACCTCTTGTCCCGATCATTTTTTACGTACCAAAATTAAACCTTTGTTGGTCGACTTTGATCCACAAAATGACAGCTTTGATACTCTGGTTGCCAATTTTAAATCGAGTCTTGCACAATATCGTGACGATTACGCCAAATATTACCAGCAATGTAAACGTGATGATTCACCGGCCATGCGCGACCCAAGCCCTACCGTGGTATTGATCCCCGGTATCGGTTTGATTGCCTGGGGTAAAAACAAGAGCGAGTCCCGTGTTACTGCTGAATTCTATAATTGCGCCATTGAAGTCATGCGTGGAGCCGAAGCGATCAGTGAATACACGGCCTTGCCTGTACAAGAAGCGTTCGATATCGAATATTGGGCCCTGGAAGAGGCTAAATTACAACGTATGCCAGCAGAGCAAACGCTCGCACGTAATGTGGTAGTAGTGATTGGTGCCGGTGACGGTATAGGTAAAGCCACTGCTCACCGCGTTGCTGGCGAAGGTGCCCACGTGGTTTGTGCTGACTTACGTTTTGCAGCGGCAGAGGTCACGGCGGCGGAACTGACTGCCCAATACGGCCAGGGTATCGGTGTATCAGGTAGCGGTATTTCAAGTTGTGGGCCAGCTATTGCGCTGTGCGTAGACATTACTCAGCGTGACAGTGTTAAGGCGATGTTTGAACAAGTTTTGTTAGCCTACGGCGGCATCGATAATGTGATAGTCACCGCTGGCGTATTTGTCGCTGAAGGTGAAGATTATCAGCGCAACGATACTATTTTTGATACCAGCTTTGCCGTCAATGTGAAGGGGGGTTACATAGTTGGGACTGAGGCTAATTCTATTTGGCAAAGGCAAAATCTCAAAGGCGCTATGGTACTGACTACCAGTGTGAATGCCGCCGTCTCCAAAAAAGGCTCTTTAGCCTACGATACCAGCAAAGCAGCGGCCAATCATTTAGTCAGAGAGCTAGCGGTTAGTTTCGCGCCGTTAATTAATGTAAATGCACTGGCACCCGCTACCGTCGTACAAGGCAGCACTATGTTTCCCAGGGAGCGGGTGATTTCATCCTTAAGTAAATACGCTATCGCCTTCGATGAAACGGAAGAAACCGATTCGTTGCGCACCAAGTTAGCGGGATTTTATGCCCAGCGCACCCTAACCAAACAACCTATTACGCCAGAAGACCAAGCTGAAGCAGCCTATTTATTGATTTCTGGTCAACTAAGCAAAACCACCGGACAGGTCATCAGTGTTGATGGTGGTTTGCATGAAGCGTTTTTGCGCTAG
- a CDS encoding DeoR/GlpR family DNA-binding transcription regulator produces MLEKQRQQLIIELLEENTFASVKMLCDQLNASEATIRRDLLKLAGDKKIKKIRGGCEALLAKDKPARKISGSAFLAAKERHPNTKRLIAQKAVELCEEDESIIINGGSSTYMMAEFLRTRNMNILTNSFVLAQELLENSDNQITLPGGEIYRKQSIILSAFENDTIQNYHGSKMFMGTPGISEFGVMETDPLLIRAEQKLRKRAEKLIVLADSSKIGVKGNLIFSTLSDVDMVITDSHADPKVLDIFRQAGIEVIIINAAD; encoded by the coding sequence ATGTTAGAAAAACAGCGTCAACAACTAATTATTGAGCTGCTTGAAGAAAATACTTTTGCCAGTGTAAAAATGTTATGCGATCAATTAAATGCGTCGGAAGCCACTATCCGTCGAGACCTGTTAAAATTAGCGGGTGACAAAAAAATAAAGAAAATAAGAGGCGGCTGTGAAGCGCTGTTGGCTAAGGACAAACCGGCTCGAAAAATATCAGGGAGTGCATTTTTAGCAGCTAAAGAACGTCACCCCAATACCAAACGATTAATTGCACAAAAGGCGGTTGAGCTATGTGAAGAAGACGAATCCATTATTATTAATGGCGGTAGTTCTACCTATATGATGGCCGAGTTTTTACGCACTAGAAACATGAATATCCTCACTAACTCGTTTGTGTTAGCACAAGAATTATTAGAAAACAGTGATAATCAAATTACCTTGCCCGGTGGCGAAATCTATCGCAAACAAAGTATTATTTTAAGTGCTTTTGAGAATGATACTATTCAAAATTATCACGGCAGCAAAATGTTTATGGGGACACCTGGTATCAGCGAGTTCGGAGTCATGGAGACAGATCCTTTGCTCATTCGCGCGGAACAAAAGCTACGTAAACGGGCAGAGAAACTCATTGTATTAGCCGACAGTTCAAAAATTGGCGTAAAAGGAAATCTTATATTTAGCACCTTGTCTGACGTCGATATGGTGATAACAGACAGCCATGCTGATCCAAAAGTATTAGATATCTTCAGACAAGCAGGTATTGAGGTCATTATCATAAACGCTGCAGATTAA
- a CDS encoding FGGY family carbohydrate kinase produces the protein MKNQYTLVFDIGKTHIKLQVVDACFNTLVEAKNKNQVKQTELYPQADVDAIWTWLITTLQSWSITQDISAIIVTTHGATAALINPATKNENGLVLPILDYEYNEIQDFDEEYTQLRPAFTETASPALPAGLNLGRQLYWLNRSFPAEFSQVTHILMYPQYWAWRFTGLCTTEVTSLGCHTDLWAPQTGNYSSLVDRLSWRTLLGKPVPAWTEIANVQTKVLKQTGLKYDCKVFVGVHDSNASYLRYLRNQQQHASRLDNSEFTVISSGTWTILMSSGSLARLDEHKDMLANVDVLGNPVPCARFMGGREYETICTQLGGGHEQVCSASVLQFVLDQKFMVTPDFSGGNGPFGGMSPIIKAPNKSQYAQTIATLYCVLMIDYQLNQLSSSGAIYIEGAFLQNSLMCQLIAQLRQTQTVFLSTDDSGTVQGAALLSQWQQGKVKVEHGVCLGSSFTGLAEYKQHWLDLINKTS, from the coding sequence GTGAAGAATCAATACACGTTAGTTTTTGATATCGGGAAAACCCATATAAAGCTACAGGTAGTGGATGCTTGCTTTAATACCCTTGTTGAGGCAAAAAACAAAAATCAGGTAAAGCAAACTGAATTGTATCCACAGGCAGATGTAGACGCCATATGGACGTGGTTGATTACGACCTTACAGTCCTGGTCAATCACTCAAGATATTTCAGCCATAATTGTGACGACTCACGGCGCAACGGCTGCCCTGATCAATCCTGCCACAAAAAATGAAAATGGTTTAGTGTTACCTATTTTAGATTATGAGTACAACGAGATACAAGATTTTGACGAAGAATATACCCAACTAAGGCCTGCATTTACGGAGACTGCTTCACCTGCGTTGCCCGCCGGTTTAAACCTGGGACGACAGCTTTATTGGTTAAATCGTTCATTTCCTGCTGAATTTTCACAAGTAACTCATATCCTGATGTACCCCCAGTATTGGGCTTGGCGATTCACCGGCCTTTGCACAACAGAGGTGACGTCACTGGGGTGTCATACGGATCTGTGGGCACCACAAACAGGCAATTATTCATCCTTGGTGGATAGGTTATCTTGGCGGACATTGTTAGGTAAGCCAGTTCCTGCATGGACTGAAATAGCGAATGTGCAAACTAAAGTGCTTAAGCAAACTGGGCTCAAATATGACTGTAAGGTATTTGTAGGTGTACATGATAGCAATGCCAGTTATTTGCGCTATTTACGTAATCAACAGCAACATGCTAGTCGCCTTGATAATAGTGAATTTACCGTTATATCGAGTGGCACCTGGACTATTCTAATGTCTTCAGGTTCTTTGGCTAGATTAGATGAGCATAAGGATATGTTAGCCAACGTGGATGTCTTGGGTAATCCTGTTCCTTGCGCACGATTTATGGGGGGCCGGGAATATGAAACCATTTGTACTCAACTGGGGGGGGGCCATGAGCAAGTATGTTCCGCCTCGGTATTACAATTTGTATTAGACCAAAAGTTTATGGTGACCCCTGATTTTAGTGGCGGAAATGGTCCTTTTGGAGGTATGAGTCCCATTATAAAAGCGCCTAATAAGAGTCAATATGCCCAAACGATTGCCACTTTATATTGTGTTTTAATGATTGACTACCAACTCAATCAATTGTCCTCTTCAGGTGCCATATACATCGAGGGCGCATTTTTGCAAAACTCATTGATGTGCCAACTTATCGCCCAACTCCGTCAGACCCAAACGGTGTTTTTATCCACAGACGACAGTGGCACAGTGCAGGGCGCTGCGCTATTAAGTCAATGGCAACAAGGAAAAGTTAAAGTGGAGCATGGCGTTTGTTTAGGAAGTTCATTTACTGGATTGGCAGAATATAAACAACATTGGCTAGATTTAATAAATAAAACAAGTTAA
- a CDS encoding tyrosine-type recombinase/integrase — protein MEALRPCAALDAQWRLVVPRSQPIRPLSTRQLSRACKAAAHDAEIEKRVSMHTLRHSFATHLLEAKVDIRVIQTLLGQSNLETTALYAQVATKLLHEVVSPLDTLKLTH, from the coding sequence TTGGAGGCATTACGCCCATGCGCAGCACTTGATGCTCAATGGAGGCTGGTTGTTCCCAGGTCGCAACCCATTCGTCCCCTCTCGACACGCCAGTTAAGTCGTGCCTGTAAAGCGGCTGCACACGATGCTGAGATTGAAAAACGGGTGTCCATGCACACCTTACGGCACAGCTTCGCGACGCACCTGCTGGAAGCCAAAGTCGATATTCGCGTTATACAGACCTTACTGGGACAGAGTAATTTGGAAACCACGGCCTTGTATGCACAAGTTGCAACCAAATTATTGCATGAGGTCGTCAGTCCACTTGATACGCTGAAGCTCACACATTGA
- a CDS encoding transposase zinc-binding domain-containing protein gives MPRNSLEVADILRIYGAQYKAAQQGHFSLNQLKVMSAIQPCRSGQLGGHLLHCPQCDTQLMAYNSCRNRHCPKCQSSSAKRWLEARQTQLLPTEYYHVVFTLPAAISQLAFYNKSQMYHLSFKAASQTLLTIAKDPKRLGAQIAHDHGIAYLGLRHDSSSACALYCA, from the coding sequence ATGCCACGCAACTCACTTGAGGTGGCAGATATCTTGCGTATTTATGGCGCGCAGTACAAGGCAGCACAGCAAGGACATTTTAGTCTCAATCAACTCAAAGTCATGTCGGCCATCCAGCCCTGTAGAAGCGGACAATTGGGTGGTCATCTATTACATTGCCCACAATGTGATACGCAATTAATGGCTTATAATTCCTGTCGCAATCGACACTGCCCTAAGTGCCAATCATCCTCCGCTAAGCGCTGGCTTGAGGCGAGACAAACCCAATTATTACCTACAGAGTATTACCATGTGGTGTTTACCTTGCCCGCAGCCATCAGTCAGTTAGCCTTTTACAATAAGTCTCAGATGTATCACTTGTCGTTCAAAGCCGCATCGCAAACCTTACTCACGATTGCCAAAGACCCTAAACGCTTAGGCGCGCAGATTGCGCATGACCATGGTATTGCATACCTGGGGCTCCGCCATGACTCATCATCCGCATGTGCATTGTATTGTGCCTAG
- a CDS encoding transposase, which produces MTHHPHVHCIVPSGGISTDKQQWQACKTGFFLPVRVLSRLFRRLFVEGLRQLYADNALLFYGDLTKLIEPRDFSEWCTQQQSREWVVRHLSV; this is translated from the coding sequence ATGACTCATCATCCGCATGTGCATTGTATTGTGCCTAGCGGTGGGATAAGTACAGACAAGCAACAGTGGCAGGCATGTAAAACAGGATTCTTTTTACCTGTACGGGTGCTGTCTCGTCTGTTTCGGCGCTTGTTTGTCGAAGGGTTACGTCAATTGTATGCAGATAATGCCTTGCTGTTTTATGGCGATTTAACAAAACTGATTGAGCCTAGGGACTTTAGTGAGTGGTGTACACAGCAGCAAAGTAGGGAATGGGTCGTCAGGCACCTGTCAGTGTAA
- a CDS encoding DUF3053 family protein, which translates to MKTARSFICTVLCLILLIACDSNDQYREESKLINGYISNIQRVLQAHSNGINNAKTLADYELQQGVSLDNLAKVKAGFQKYPTFSELQAVITTVDFALSRLFVRNQQIFALSAPIWKEGDEKLNKLKDPEYYAYHQRTLSELHAMMEEFISILKEHKTEVRQKMLSTDLSEERRKMLWPALSRLLSEHITSFRPQIYVIRQSAENEAKRADFLFENREKYEFSQQSGLIFNNAVLASRYNSMLQTMQYWQNDANDKLHRGF; encoded by the coding sequence TTGAAAACTGCTCGTTCGTTTATTTGTACTGTCTTATGTTTAATCCTCCTAATTGCCTGTGATTCTAACGACCAATATCGTGAAGAAAGTAAGTTAATTAATGGTTATATAAGCAATATTCAAAGAGTCCTGCAGGCTCATAGTAACGGTATTAATAATGCTAAAACTTTGGCGGATTACGAACTCCAGCAGGGTGTCTCATTAGATAATTTAGCCAAGGTTAAAGCTGGATTTCAGAAATATCCTACGTTCAGCGAACTTCAAGCCGTCATCACTACTGTAGATTTCGCCCTGTCGAGATTATTTGTAAGAAATCAGCAAATTTTCGCCCTTTCTGCTCCGATATGGAAAGAAGGAGATGAAAAACTCAATAAACTAAAAGATCCAGAATATTATGCCTACCACCAGCGTACTTTGTCTGAGTTGCATGCAATGATGGAAGAATTTATCAGTATTTTGAAGGAGCACAAAACAGAAGTACGCCAAAAAATGCTTTCAACAGATTTATCCGAGGAAAGGCGAAAAATGCTTTGGCCTGCGCTGAGTCGTTTATTATCTGAGCACATCACCTCTTTCAGACCGCAAATCTACGTTATCCGCCAATCTGCAGAAAATGAGGCCAAAAGGGCAGATTTCTTATTTGAAAATAGAGAAAAATATGAATTTAGCCAACAAAGCGGATTAATCTTCAATAATGCAGTCCTGGCCTCTCGATACAATTCCATGCTTCAAACCATGCAGTACTGGCAAAATGACGCGAATGATAAGCTGCATCGAGGCTTTTAG
- a CDS encoding energy transducer TonB, with product MLTLAPKARIPGWVHLSYAVSENGRTQDITVIEVSQEGGFTEDAVRTLFKWLYLPALSDAGKPIKSHELQVKLEVE from the coding sequence ATTTTAACCCTTGCCCCCAAGGCTAGAATACCTGGCTGGGTGCACTTATCCTATGCAGTTAGTGAGAATGGTAGAACCCAAGACATTACTGTGATTGAAGTGAGTCAGGAAGGAGGCTTCACTGAAGATGCAGTAAGAACATTGTTTAAATGGCTATATCTGCCGGCACTATCTGATGCAGGTAAACCCATAAAAAGCCATGAGCTTCAGGTGAAGCTAGAAGTTGAATAG